The Sesamum indicum cultivar Zhongzhi No. 13 linkage group LG6, S_indicum_v1.0, whole genome shotgun sequence genome has a segment encoding these proteins:
- the LOC105163439 gene encoding LOW QUALITY PROTEIN: piriformospora indica-insensitive protein 2 (The sequence of the model RefSeq protein was modified relative to this genomic sequence to represent the inferred CDS: inserted 2 bases in 1 codon) has product MAGFTHTVALLSLLTTTAFISSFVVSQPPLDAAEQESVYRILESVNSGIPWRSLFPDDLCSSSPHGVVCDYFSDSAASSDGPGTPHVTELSFGYVSDYSPNPPCDSNSTLDPSLLVPLSHLRKLFFYKCFTLTQVLFPDFSXHCDFVENPGLVGSLDGKISNLRSLRRLVLTGSGVSGGISDGFGQLVNLEQLTVSRNKFKGEILMAAFQNLKKLRVLDLSDNGLEGKVPESIGNLSEVLKIDLSYNGLSGRIPEILKGLKSLEFLDLSYNSFGNFGVPLFLAEMPSLRELYLSGNYLGGQIPEIWGNLGGIKGIGLSGVGLVGDIPKSMGLHLRNLCYLGLDNNRLEGVVPEEFEDLEFVSELNLEKNNLSGRLPFSAGFLSKLGGKLKLEGNSDLCIDQALRSAKISGRLGQLKVCRQPDIPQTALFDVNSCPTLHAASLMAIIPIGLLLLCVCLFLAS; this is encoded by the exons ATGGCGGGATTCACTCACACTGTCGCTTTGCTCTCCCTTCTCACAACAACCGCCTTCATCTCCAGTTTTGTCGTTTCACAGCCGCCCCTCGATGCGGCGGAGCAAGAATCGGTTTACCGGATTCTTGAGTCTGTCAACTCTGGAATACCATGGCGCTCCTTATTTCCGGACGATCTCTGCTCCTCCTCCCCTCATGGCGTCGTCTGCGACTACTTCTCTGACTCCGCCGCCTCGTCGGACGGCCCCGGGACACCCCATGTTACGGAGCTCAGCTTTGGATATGTTTCAGACTATTCCCCCAACCCGCCCTGTGATTCCAACTCTACCCTCGACCCTTCCCTGCTTGTGCCGCTTTCCCATCTCAGGAAGCTCTTTTTCTACAAATGCTTCACTCTAACACAAGTCCTATTTCCAGATTTCTC CCAttgtgattttgttgaaaaccCAGGATTGGTTGGGTCTCTGGATGGAAAAATCAGTAACTTGAGGAGTTTAAGGAGGTTGGTTTTGACAGGAAGTGGTGTTTCTGGCGGGATTTCAGATGGGTTTGGTCAGTTGGTCAATCTTGAGCAGCTCACAGTTTCAAGAAACAAGTTCAAAGGTGAGATTTTGATGGCTGCTTTTCAGAATTTGAAGAAACTGAGGGTTCTTGATTTAAGTGATAATGGGTTGGAGGGAAAAGTTCCAGAATCCATTGGAAATTTGAGCGAGGTGTTAAAGATTGATTTGAGCTATAATGGGTTGTCAGGGAGAATACCTGAAATCTTGAAGGGTTTGAAGAGTTTGGAGTTCTTGGATTTGAGTTACAACAGCTTTGGTAATTTTGGGGTGCCATTGTTCTTGGCTGAGATGCCAAGTTTGAGGGAACTGTATTTGAGTGGGAACTATCTCGGAGGGCAGATCCCGGAAATATGGGGAAATCTTGGGGGTATTAAGGGAATTGGGCTTTCAGGTGTGGGACTTGTTGGGGATATTCCCAAATCAATGGGGTTACATTTGAGAAATCTGTGTTATCTAGGGCTAGATAATAACAGGCTTGAAGGGGTTGTTCCTGAGGAGTTCGAGGATTTGGAGTTTGTGAGTGAGTTGAATTTGGAGAAGAACAATTTGAGTGGGAGACTCCCATTTTCTGCAGGCTTTCTGTCCAAATTAGGTGGAAAGCTGAAGTTGGAGGGCAATTCAGACCTTTGCATTGATCAGGCCTTAAGGTCTGCCAAGATCAGTGGTAGACTGGGACAGCTGAAAGTGTGCAGACAACCAGATATTCCCCAAACTGCCCTTTTCGATGTGAATTCTTGTCCAACCCTACATGCTGCTTCTTTAATGGCAATTATCCCTATTGGGCTTTTGCTTCTTTGtgtttgtctttttcttgCGAGTTAG